In one window of Chitinophagales bacterium DNA:
- a CDS encoding N-acetyl sugar amidotransferase has product MENNSQKIGWRYYAKGYNVPSEIKYCKRCVISNQRPRITFNEEGICSACQFSDYKNAHVDWEQREKDLITLLDKYRKNDGSYDVLVPSSGGKDSAFVAHILKFKYGMNPLTVTWAPHVYTDIGFENHQNHIHIGDLANILVTPPGNTHRKLTKLAFEVLGDPFLPFIFGQNNMPLQMALKFNIPLIFYGENSEVEYGGNMSDAFVPTRDWKHKNTNILMSGVPPEKFLEYGISEKDMAPYFAPNNDALDKLGLEIHYMGHYKKWVPQENYYYCVEHTGFKANPVRSEGTYSKYASLDDKIDGFHYYLMFIKFGIGRATSDAAHEVRDGHLTREEAAALVGKFDGEFPNKYFKLFLEYCGITEDYFWEVVDSWRPDHVWKKQDGEWQLRHKVDESGVED; this is encoded by the coding sequence GTGGAAAACAATAGTCAAAAAATAGGTTGGCGATATTATGCCAAGGGGTATAATGTTCCTAGTGAAATCAAGTATTGTAAAAGATGTGTAATCTCGAATCAGAGACCTCGAATTACTTTTAACGAAGAAGGTATTTGCTCTGCATGTCAGTTTAGTGACTATAAAAATGCCCATGTAGATTGGGAGCAGCGAGAAAAGGATTTAATTACATTATTAGATAAGTATAGAAAAAATGATGGTAGCTACGATGTTCTCGTCCCTTCCAGTGGTGGAAAAGACAGTGCTTTTGTTGCACATATATTAAAATTTAAGTACGGTATGAATCCGCTTACAGTAACATGGGCCCCTCACGTGTATACTGATATTGGGTTCGAAAATCACCAGAATCATATCCATATTGGTGATCTAGCAAATATCTTGGTTACCCCTCCTGGAAATACGCATCGGAAATTGACAAAACTTGCATTTGAAGTACTTGGTGATCCATTTTTGCCATTCATTTTTGGGCAGAATAATATGCCTTTACAGATGGCACTTAAGTTTAATATACCCTTAATTTTTTATGGAGAGAACTCAGAGGTAGAATATGGGGGCAATATGAGCGATGCTTTTGTGCCTACTAGAGATTGGAAGCATAAGAATACGAATATACTTATGTCCGGTGTTCCGCCTGAAAAGTTCTTGGAGTATGGTATTAGTGAAAAAGATATGGCTCCTTACTTTGCTCCGAATAATGATGCTTTGGATAAGCTGGGGTTAGAAATTCATTATATGGGCCACTACAAAAAATGGGTGCCTCAAGAAAACTATTATTATTGCGTAGAACACACTGGTTTTAAAGCAAATCCTGTAAGAAGTGAAGGTACTTATTCTAAGTATGCCTCATTGGATGACAAGATTGACGGGTTTCATTACTATTTAATGTTCATAAAATTTGGTATTGGTAGAGCAACATCTGATGCAGCGCATGAGGTTAGAGACGGCCATTTAACAAGAGAAGAAGCTGCTGCTCTTGTTGGAAAATTTGATGGAGAGTTTCCAAACAAATATTTTAAGTTATTTCTTGAGTATTGTGGTATCACAGAGGATTATTTCTGGGAGGTTGTAGATAGTTGGCGTCCTGATCATGTTTGGAAAAAGCAGGATGGAGAATGGCAATTAAGACATAAAGTTGATGAATCAGGAGTTGAAGACTAA
- a CDS encoding glycosyltransferase family 4 protein, with amino-acid sequence MNIVFLSLVKIDSLNERGIYTDLLRYFFKNGHSVTIVCPKERRYWHKSIIQSSIENLRIIQVPILNLQKTHIIEKLIGTLLIEPLFTRVVKKYRIGVRDDLLLYSTPPVTFASVIKHIKKSNSRVKTYLLLKDIFPQNAVDIDLFTDSSLIYKYFRRKEITLYKVSDFIGCMSQANVNYILAKNKFLDNNRVEVCPNSIELSNAKSFNIDKVTLRKKYSISDNITVFIYGGNLGKPQGINFIESVIEAFETIEGVFLFVVGSGTEFSRLNQFVEIKKFQKTVIQPSLPREEYDLLISIADVGLIFLDYRFTIPNFPSRLLSYMENCLPVISATDDATDIGAIIESANFGVGCASNSINDFVEKVIYMRDRPEKRMVMGRNGYMYLKENYTVEKSYEIIMKHFS; translated from the coding sequence ATGAATATTGTTTTTTTAAGCTTAGTTAAGATAGATAGTTTAAATGAGCGAGGGATTTATACAGATCTTTTAAGATACTTTTTTAAAAATGGTCATTCTGTAACAATTGTTTGCCCAAAGGAAAGGAGGTACTGGCATAAATCTATTATTCAAAGCAGTATCGAAAATCTTAGAATTATTCAAGTTCCAATTCTAAATCTTCAGAAAACACATATTATTGAGAAGCTTATTGGAACACTTTTGATTGAACCCCTATTTACCAGAGTAGTTAAGAAATATAGAATTGGAGTGAGGGATGATCTTTTGTTGTATTCCACTCCACCTGTAACATTCGCGAGTGTAATTAAGCATATAAAAAAGAGTAATTCTAGAGTAAAGACATACTTACTATTAAAGGATATATTTCCTCAAAATGCTGTTGATATTGATTTATTTACAGATTCAAGTCTGATTTATAAATACTTTAGGAGAAAGGAAATTACTTTATATAAAGTATCAGATTTTATAGGATGTATGTCTCAAGCTAATGTGAATTATATCCTTGCGAAGAATAAATTCCTAGATAATAATCGCGTTGAAGTTTGTCCAAATTCAATTGAGTTAAGTAATGCTAAAAGTTTTAATATTGATAAAGTAACACTTCGGAAGAAGTATTCTATTTCTGATAATATAACAGTTTTTATTTACGGGGGTAATCTTGGAAAACCTCAGGGAATCAATTTTATTGAAAGTGTAATAGAAGCTTTTGAAACAATAGAAGGTGTTTTCTTGTTTGTAGTTGGAAGTGGAACTGAGTTTTCACGATTAAATCAATTCGTAGAAATAAAGAAATTTCAAAAAACAGTTATTCAGCCAAGTCTACCTAGGGAAGAATATGATTTACTGATAAGTATTGCAGATGTAGGTCTTATTTTCTTAGATTACAGATTTACGATACCTAATTTTCCTTCAAGATTACTGTCGTATATGGAGAATTGTCTTCCTGTAATTTCAGCAACTGATGATGCAACGGATATAGGAGCAATTATTGAGAGTGCAAATTTTGGTGTAGGTTGTGCAAGTAATAGTATTAACGACTTTGTTGAAAAAGTTATATACATGCGTGATAGGCCAGAAAAAAGAATGGTTATGGGGAGAAATGGGTATATGTATTTAAAAGAGAATTATACTGTAGAAAAATCATATGAAATTATAATGAAGCATTTTTCATAA
- a CDS encoding nucleotidyltransferase family protein, whose amino-acid sequence MLAPLSKYLIQQSSLIKEALHRLNSLDKLILFVLDDNQVLKGTLTDGDIRRGLMRGLNMDVTVADFMNTKYRAYTVKALTATLVAELRKDNITVVPVLDGEGRIERLIDFTKTRAILPISAVIMAGGRGERLKPLTDSCPKPMLNIGDKPILEHVIDRLIDYGVINIYISVKYLAEQIIEYFGDGSNKGIKIQYIHEDTPLGTFGAVSLLNLNECEHEHLLVMNSDLLTNIDFEDLYLHCLNEDADFTVASVPYKVNIPYAILEAENGIIKRLSEKPSYTYYANAGIYMFKASLIEQLEKNAFMNATDFCDSMLSDSRKVTVYPILGYWLDIGRHEDFQKANEDIKHIKV is encoded by the coding sequence ATGTTAGCACCTTTATCTAAGTACTTAATTCAACAGTCCAGTTTAATTAAAGAGGCTTTACACCGTTTAAATTCTCTTGATAAGTTGATTCTTTTTGTACTTGATGACAATCAGGTTTTAAAAGGTACACTTACTGACGGTGATATAAGAAGAGGATTAATGCGTGGCTTAAATATGGATGTGACGGTTGCTGATTTTATGAATACTAAGTACCGCGCATATACTGTAAAAGCACTAACAGCTACGCTTGTTGCAGAATTAAGGAAAGATAATATAACAGTGGTGCCAGTACTTGATGGGGAGGGTAGAATTGAACGGCTGATAGATTTTACTAAAACAAGAGCAATATTGCCCATTAGTGCTGTAATTATGGCTGGAGGTAGGGGGGAGCGCTTGAAACCACTAACAGATTCCTGTCCAAAGCCAATGCTTAATATCGGAGATAAGCCAATATTAGAACATGTGATTGATAGGTTAATTGATTACGGTGTTATTAATATTTATATTTCTGTTAAGTATTTAGCTGAACAAATAATTGAGTATTTCGGGGATGGTTCTAATAAAGGAATTAAAATACAGTATATCCATGAGGATACTCCATTAGGAACTTTTGGGGCTGTGTCTTTATTAAATCTGAATGAATGTGAGCATGAACATCTTTTGGTGATGAATTCTGATTTACTGACAAATATTGATTTTGAGGATTTATATCTTCATTGTCTTAATGAAGATGCTGATTTTACAGTAGCATCCGTTCCTTATAAGGTAAATATCCCCTATGCTATACTAGAAGCGGAAAACGGTATAATAAAACGTTTAAGTGAAAAGCCTTCTTATACCTACTATGCAAATGCAGGAATTTATATGTTTAAAGCTTCCCTGATTGAGCAATTAGAGAAGAATGCATTCATGAATGCTACTGATTTTTGTGACTCAATGCTGAGTGATTCTCGAAAAGTTACCGTTTATCCAATACTTGGCTATTGGTTAGATATCGGTAGACATGAAGATTTTCAAAAAGCAAATGAGGATATAAAGCATATAAAAGTGTAA
- a CDS encoding acylneuraminate cytidylyltransferase family protein: MKALYIIPARGGSKGIPRKNIKLLAGIPLIAYSINLAKQLADTDDICISTDDVEIAKVAEDWGTPTKFLRPDSLATDEAASYDVFLHAIDYYEKLGRHYDVLVVLQPTSPLRTVEQVKGAINLFDVTLDMVVSVKETTSNPYYVLFEENMEGFLSKSKPGNFIRRQDCPPVYEYNGAVYVINIASIKQKHISHFTKVKKYLMSDLNSIDIDTPLDWMFAEFLLMNKIVEL; this comes from the coding sequence ATGAAGGCGTTATATATTATTCCCGCTAGAGGAGGTTCTAAAGGAATTCCACGTAAAAATATTAAGCTATTAGCCGGAATTCCATTGATTGCTTATTCGATTAATCTGGCGAAGCAACTTGCAGATACAGATGATATCTGTATTTCCACGGATGACGTTGAGATTGCAAAAGTTGCAGAAGATTGGGGTACACCTACTAAGTTTTTAAGACCTGACAGTCTTGCAACTGATGAGGCAGCTAGTTACGATGTTTTTTTACATGCCATTGATTATTATGAGAAACTGGGAAGGCATTACGATGTACTGGTAGTCCTACAGCCAACATCACCTTTAAGAACAGTTGAACAGGTTAAGGGTGCTATAAATTTATTTGATGTAACATTGGATATGGTTGTTTCTGTGAAGGAGACAACATCAAATCCTTATTATGTGTTGTTTGAGGAAAATATGGAAGGTTTTTTATCCAAATCAAAGCCAGGAAACTTTATACGCCGGCAGGATTGTCCTCCTGTTTATGAGTATAACGGTGCAGTTTATGTTATTAATATAGCATCAATAAAACAAAAGCATATATCACATTTTACAAAGGTTAAAAAATATTTGATGAGCGATCTCAATAGTATTGATATTGATACCCCTTTGGATTGGATGTTTGCTGAGTTTTTGCTCATGAATAAAATAGTAGAACTGTAA
- the hisH gene encoding imidazole glycerol phosphate synthase subunit HisH, with protein sequence MNKDPLIGIIDYGLGNLYSVQKACKHVGIDAIMISSKDKLENVDGIILPGVGAFGDAMKRLREKDLLEYITKNAKSGLPLLGICLGMQLLLDYSEEFGHHEGLGLIKGKVVKFAGEENEDQKIPQIQWNKVKTVPSNNYLFNGIASGTFFYFLHSYYVVPVQAEVAAAITEYRQIEYCSAIQKDNIFGAQFHPEKSGAQGLHLFQNFKNYIKSGKQ encoded by the coding sequence ATGAATAAAGATCCTTTAATCGGCATTATTGACTATGGGTTGGGAAATCTCTACAGCGTACAAAAAGCTTGTAAACATGTAGGGATTGATGCTATAATGATTTCCTCAAAAGATAAATTAGAAAATGTTGATGGAATAATTTTGCCAGGTGTGGGTGCCTTTGGTGATGCAATGAAAAGACTAAGAGAAAAAGACTTGCTGGAATACATTACCAAAAATGCAAAATCAGGTCTACCCTTATTAGGTATATGTTTGGGTATGCAATTGCTATTGGATTATAGCGAAGAGTTTGGCCATCATGAAGGTTTAGGTTTAATAAAGGGTAAAGTAGTTAAGTTTGCTGGTGAAGAGAACGAAGACCAAAAAATTCCACAAATACAGTGGAACAAGGTAAAAACCGTTCCATCTAATAATTATTTATTTAATGGCATAGCGAGTGGAACTTTTTTCTATTTTCTTCATTCTTATTATGTAGTACCTGTTCAGGCAGAGGTGGCTGCAGCAATTACAGAGTATAGGCAAATAGAATATTGTAGTGCTATTCAGAAAGACAATATATTTGGGGCGCAGTTTCATCCAGAGAAAAGCGGTGCTCAAGGATTGCATTTATTTCAAAACTTCAAGAATTATATCAAAAGTGGAAAACAATAG
- a CDS encoding polysaccharide biosynthesis protein: MSSINKLLITGGTGSFGNAVLNRFLNTDDYSEVRIFSRDEKKQDDMRHQYKSEKIKFFIGDVRDKNSLTEAMYGVTHLFHAAALKQVPSCEFFPMQAVQTNVIGTDNVLNVAIENKVTRVVVLSTDKAAYPINAMGISKAMMEKVATAKGRYLGEGAQTIISCTRYGNVMASRGSVIPLWIEQIKRGEDITVTDPNMTRFMMTLEDAVDLVCFAFENASNGDLFVQKAPAATLIVLAKALIELYASKSKIKVIGTRHGEKLYETLVTREELASSIDMGDYYRIPCDTRDLNYEKFFTQGQRSVSTLDDYHSHNTQQLDIEEMKTLLLKLNIVKEDFNITK, translated from the coding sequence ATGTCAAGTATTAATAAGTTATTAATTACCGGTGGTACAGGATCTTTTGGGAATGCAGTATTGAACAGGTTTCTTAACACTGACGATTATTCAGAAGTTAGAATATTTTCTAGGGATGAAAAGAAACAGGATGACATGCGACACCAGTATAAATCAGAAAAGATCAAATTTTTTATAGGTGATGTAAGAGATAAAAATAGCTTAACAGAAGCTATGTACGGCGTAACGCATTTATTCCATGCAGCTGCATTGAAGCAGGTGCCATCATGTGAATTTTTCCCGATGCAGGCAGTTCAAACAAATGTGATTGGTACTGATAATGTTTTAAATGTCGCAATTGAAAATAAAGTCACTAGGGTAGTTGTACTAAGCACTGATAAAGCAGCTTATCCCATTAATGCAATGGGTATTAGCAAGGCAATGATGGAAAAGGTAGCAACAGCAAAAGGTCGTTATTTAGGTGAAGGAGCGCAAACTATTATTTCCTGCACACGATATGGTAATGTTATGGCGAGCAGGGGTTCGGTTATACCTTTATGGATTGAGCAAATTAAGCGTGGCGAGGATATTACAGTAACCGATCCTAATATGACAAGATTTATGATGACACTTGAAGATGCTGTAGATCTGGTTTGTTTCGCTTTTGAAAATGCTAGTAATGGTGATTTGTTTGTGCAAAAAGCACCTGCTGCAACTTTAATTGTATTAGCAAAAGCTTTAATAGAGTTGTATGCTTCTAAATCAAAAATTAAAGTTATTGGAACACGACATGGTGAAAAGTTATATGAAACCTTGGTGACACGTGAAGAACTTGCTAGTAGCATCGACATGGGAGATTATTACCGAATACCTTGTGATACACGTGATTTGAATTATGAGAAATTCTTTACTCAGGGACAAAGGTCTGTTTCAACTTTGGATGACTATCACTCACACAATACCCAGCAGCTAGATATTGAAGAGATGAAAACGCTTCTTTTAAAGCTAAATATCGTAAAAGAGGATTTTAACATAACTAAATAG
- a CDS encoding NAD-dependent epimerase/dehydratase family protein, producing the protein MVRIAVSGNTGFIGSHLIRWLRIEKDRYEILTLDKGVFDNAELLDDICQSVDVIVHLAGKNRSANDSEIYSTNVGLSRKLVESLSRTNATPHVIVSSSTQETRNNVYGNSKRDARNIIAEWASTHNAKFSGLIIPNVFGPFAKPFYNTVVATFSHQLVDGQLPKIDNDALLQLIYIDELIHFIINVINQGIIGEEVIVPFTKEIKVSELLKKLETYKDKYLLEGELPDLATKFELNLFNTFRSYISLDAFFPKPYKVNQDNRGIFVELARIGMGGQVSFSTTVPEITRGNHFHTRKIERFAVISGKAKIELRKVDEEHKFSYVIDAAECPAYVDMPIWYTHNITNMGSNILVTVFWINEPFNPLDGDTYMENV; encoded by the coding sequence ATTGTGCGTATAGCAGTTTCTGGAAATACAGGTTTTATAGGGTCTCATCTAATTAGATGGCTAAGAATTGAAAAGGATAGGTATGAAATTCTGACTCTTGATAAGGGTGTTTTCGATAATGCAGAACTACTTGATGACATCTGCCAATCAGTTGATGTCATTGTTCATTTGGCTGGGAAAAACCGAAGTGCTAATGATAGCGAGATATACAGCACCAATGTAGGACTTTCTAGAAAGTTAGTTGAATCTTTGTCCAGGACAAATGCGACACCTCACGTGATAGTTTCTTCCTCAACGCAGGAGACGCGTAATAATGTTTATGGTAATTCAAAGCGTGATGCAAGAAATATTATAGCCGAATGGGCATCGACGCATAATGCAAAATTTTCTGGTCTAATTATTCCTAATGTATTTGGTCCTTTTGCAAAACCTTTTTATAATACTGTAGTAGCAACTTTTTCTCATCAGCTAGTGGATGGTCAGCTACCTAAAATTGATAATGATGCACTACTTCAGTTAATTTATATTGATGAGCTTATACACTTTATTATAAATGTTATAAATCAGGGAATTATCGGTGAAGAAGTGATAGTACCTTTTACAAAAGAAATTAAGGTAAGTGAATTACTAAAGAAATTAGAAACATATAAGGATAAGTATCTTCTTGAAGGGGAACTCCCAGATCTTGCTACAAAATTTGAACTTAATTTATTCAATACCTTTCGAAGCTATATTAGCTTAGATGCTTTTTTCCCCAAGCCATATAAGGTCAATCAAGATAACAGAGGTATTTTTGTTGAGCTTGCCCGTATTGGTATGGGTGGACAAGTTTCATTCTCAACAACGGTTCCAGAAATAACTAGAGGAAATCATTTTCATACTAGGAAAATTGAGCGATTTGCTGTTATATCTGGGAAAGCTAAGATTGAATTGAGAAAAGTTGATGAGGAACATAAGTTCAGTTATGTTATTGATGCTGCAGAATGCCCGGCTTATGTTGATATGCCGATTTGGTATACACATAATATTACGAATATGGGTTCGAATATTTTAGTAACAGTGTTCTGGATTAACGAGCCATTTAATCCTTTAGACGGTGACACATATATGGAAAATGTTTAA
- a CDS encoding sugar transferase → MYKLFFKRLFDIVGSITGLIILSPILVITVLLLVVANKGNVFFLQKRPGRGERIFTIIKFKTMRDTKDQKGILLSESERITIVGKYIRKFSIDEIPQLINVLIGDMSLIGPRPLLTDYLLLYNDFQRKRHMVRPGITGWAQINGRNAVTWEERFKYDIYYVENISFSLDFKIIFKTFKKITGNDVSPIDGVVMERFNGNYE, encoded by the coding sequence ATGTATAAACTTTTTTTTAAGCGCTTGTTTGATATTGTAGGTTCTATTACAGGATTAATAATTCTTTCTCCAATACTGGTCATAACGGTTTTATTACTGGTAGTTGCAAACAAAGGGAATGTATTTTTTTTACAAAAAAGACCAGGCAGGGGTGAGCGCATATTTACCATAATCAAGTTCAAAACAATGCGTGATACTAAGGATCAAAAGGGAATTCTTTTATCTGAGTCGGAGCGTATAACAATTGTTGGCAAATACATAAGGAAATTCTCCATTGATGAGATTCCTCAATTAATAAATGTGCTAATTGGTGACATGAGTTTAATTGGACCGAGGCCATTATTGACGGATTATCTATTACTCTATAATGATTTTCAGCGGAAAAGGCATATGGTCAGACCTGGCATTACTGGTTGGGCTCAAATAAATGGAAGAAATGCAGTTACTTGGGAAGAACGATTTAAATATGATATTTATTATGTTGAGAATATTTCATTTTCTCTTGACTTTAAAATAATATTCAAAACTTTTAAAAAAATAACGGGGAATGATGTCTCACCAATTGATGGTGTGGTCATGGAACGTTTTAATGGTAATTATGAGTAA
- the wecB gene encoding UDP-N-acetylglucosamine 2-epimerase (non-hydrolyzing) translates to MNAKQLTVVTVVGTRPEIIRLSCVIKALDASPSINHILIHTGQNYDYELNQIFFDDLGLRKPDYFLNAAGSNATETVGNILIKIDPLLESIRPDAFLVLGDTNSCLCAIPAKKRRIPVFHMEAGNRCFDQRVPEETNRKIVDHIADINLTYSDIAREYLLREGLNPDRVIKTGSPMFEVLMSHAENIKSSNVLKKLGLEKNKYFIVSAHREENIESDRNFSKLVNMLEAVASKYNYPIIVSVHPRTRKKIESKGIIFNSSIQLLKPLGFVEYNALQANSFVVLSDSGTISEESSILGFRALNIREAHERPEAMEETSVVMTGFNIERVLQAIHHITDQPEKKLQIVADYAKPNVSEKVVRIILSYTDYVKRVVWGEQL, encoded by the coding sequence ATGAATGCAAAACAACTTACAGTAGTTACAGTAGTAGGAACAAGACCTGAGATAATTAGATTGTCTTGTGTGATAAAAGCATTAGATGCCTCACCTTCTATTAATCACATATTGATACATACAGGTCAGAATTATGACTATGAATTAAATCAAATTTTTTTTGATGACTTAGGCTTGCGCAAACCAGATTATTTCTTGAATGCAGCCGGCAGTAATGCCACTGAAACTGTTGGGAATATCCTTATAAAAATAGATCCTTTATTAGAATCAATTCGGCCAGATGCATTTTTAGTGCTTGGTGATACGAATAGTTGCTTATGTGCTATTCCTGCCAAGAAGAGAAGAATACCAGTTTTTCATATGGAAGCTGGTAACCGTTGCTTCGACCAAAGAGTGCCGGAAGAAACAAATAGAAAAATTGTTGATCATATTGCAGATATAAATCTAACATATAGTGACATCGCACGGGAATATTTATTAAGAGAGGGCCTTAATCCTGACAGAGTAATCAAAACAGGTTCTCCAATGTTCGAGGTGTTAATGTCTCATGCTGAAAATATCAAGTCCTCTAATGTTTTGAAGAAATTGGGCCTTGAAAAAAATAAATATTTTATTGTTTCAGCACATAGGGAAGAGAATATTGAAAGCGATAGAAATTTTAGCAAGCTTGTGAATATGTTGGAAGCGGTGGCATCTAAATATAATTATCCAATTATTGTGAGTGTTCATCCTCGAACAAGGAAAAAGATTGAATCAAAAGGTATAATATTTAATTCAAGTATACAGCTTTTAAAGCCATTAGGATTTGTGGAGTATAATGCACTTCAAGCAAATTCTTTTGTTGTTCTTTCGGATAGTGGTACTATTTCGGAGGAATCTTCCATACTTGGGTTTCGTGCTTTGAATATTAGAGAAGCGCATGAACGGCCAGAGGCTATGGAAGAAACATCTGTAGTAATGACTGGATTTAATATTGAGCGTGTACTACAAGCTATACACCATATTACTGATCAACCAGAAAAAAAATTGCAGATAGTGGCTGATTATGCTAAGCCAAATGTTTCAGAAAAGGTTGTTCGGATTATTTTGAGTTATACTGATTATGTTAAAAGAGTTGTTTGGGGTGAACAATTATGA
- the hisF gene encoding imidazole glycerol phosphate synthase subunit HisF — protein MKNIRIISRLDIKGPNVVKGVHLEGLRVVGNPNDFAKYYYEDGSDELLYMDVVASLYERNSLKEIVEHTAEDIFIPLTVGGGLRSLEDINIALRAGADKISLNTAAIRNPELIKQASEKFGSSTIMIAIEAIKQEGDQYMAFVDNGREFTGKDVVEWAQEVEHLGAGEILLTSVDREGTGLGFDINLIKSVTEAVTIPVIAHGGAGKMDDVKELIEETNIDAVALASVLHYATMHDIDHSNALLSGEGNKDFLKSGNRFSKINPFSIRKLKAYLKNNNINVRYE, from the coding sequence ATGAAGAATATTAGAATTATTTCAAGGCTAGATATTAAAGGGCCTAATGTAGTAAAAGGGGTACATTTAGAAGGGTTACGTGTTGTAGGAAATCCGAATGACTTTGCAAAATATTACTATGAAGATGGTTCTGATGAATTGCTTTATATGGATGTAGTTGCAAGTTTATATGAAAGAAATAGCCTTAAAGAAATTGTTGAGCATACTGCCGAAGACATCTTTATACCGCTGACCGTTGGAGGAGGGCTTCGTAGCCTCGAAGATATCAATATAGCACTTCGGGCAGGCGCTGATAAAATAAGTTTGAATACTGCAGCTATCCGTAATCCCGAATTGATTAAACAGGCAAGTGAGAAATTTGGATCATCCACTATTATGATAGCAATTGAAGCTATTAAGCAAGAGGGAGATCAGTATATGGCATTTGTTGATAATGGTCGTGAGTTCACGGGTAAAGATGTTGTTGAGTGGGCTCAGGAAGTTGAGCATCTCGGGGCAGGTGAAATACTATTAACATCTGTGGATAGAGAGGGTACCGGTCTTGGGTTTGATATCAACTTAATTAAGTCTGTTACTGAGGCAGTTACAATACCGGTAATAGCCCATGGTGGAGCCGGGAAAATGGATGATGTTAAAGAACTAATTGAAGAAACAAATATTGATGCGGTAGCACTTGCTTCGGTTTTGCATTATGCTACCATGCATGATATTGATCATTCAAATGCTTTATTATCAGGTGAAGGAAACAAAGATTTTCTAAAATCCGGGAATAGGTTTTCTAAGATCAATCCTTTTTCAATTAGAAAGTTAAAAGCTTATTTGAAGAATAATAATATCAATGTTAGATATGAATAA